A genomic stretch from Orcinus orca chromosome 14, mOrcOrc1.1, whole genome shotgun sequence includes:
- the STAMBPL1 gene encoding AMSH-like protease isoform X5 has translation MDQPLTVNSLKKLAAMPDHRDVSLSPEERVRALSKLGCNITINEDITPRRYFRSGVEMERMASVYLEEGNLENAFVLYNKFITLFVEKLPNHRDYQQCAVPEKQDIMKKLKEIAFPRTDELKKDLLKKYNIEYQEYLQSENKYKAEILKKLEHQRLIEAERKRIAQMRQQQLESEQFLFFEDQLKKQELARSQMRSQETPAQSEQIDGSALSCFSTHQNNSLLNVFADQPNKSDATNYAGHSPPVNRALKPAATLSAVQNLVVEGLRYVVLSRDLCHRFLLLAESNTVRGIETCGILCGKLTHNEFTITHLIVPKQSAGPDYCDVENVEELFGVQDQHNLLTLGWIHNGGMGLEHHSPMGELSLLELE, from the exons ATGGATCAGCCGTTAACGGTGAATTCCCTG AAAAAGTTAGCTGCCATGCCGGACCACAGGGATGTTTCCCTCAGCCCAGAAGAGCGAGTCCGCGCCCTAAGCAAGCTGGGTTGTAATATCACCATCAATGAAGATATCACTCCGCGCCGCTACTTTAGATCCGGAGTAGAAATGGAGAGAATGGCGTCCGTGTATTTGGaagaaggaaatttggaaaatgcttttgttctttataataaatttataac tttgtttgtagaaaagcttccTAACCATCGAGATTACCAGCAATGTGCAGTACCCGAAAAGCAGGATATTATGAAG aaactgaaggagaTTGCATTCCCAAGGACAGATGAATTGAAAAAGgaccttttaaagaaatataacatAGAATACCAAGAATATTTGCAAAGCGAA AACAAATATAAAGCTGAAATTCTCAAAAAACTGGAGCATCAGAGATTGATAGAGGCAGAAAGGAAGCGGATCGCTCAGATGCGCCAGCAGCAGCTAGAATCGGAGCAGTTCTTGTTTTTCGAAGATCAGCTCAAGAAGCAAGAATTAGCCCGGAGTCAGATGCGAAGCCAGGAAACTCCAGCGCAGTCAGAGCAGATTGATGGGAGTGCTTTGTCCTGCTTTTCCACACACCAGAACAATTCCTTGCTGAATGTATTTGCAGATCAGCCTAATAAAAGTGATGCAACCAATTACGCTGGCCACTCGCCTCCCGTAAACAGGGCCTTAAAGCCAGCTGCAACTCTAAGTGCTGTTCAGA attTAGTGGTTGAAGGACTGAGATACGTCGTTTTATCAAGAGATCTTTGCCACAGATTTCTGCTCCTGGCAGAATCTAATACAGTGAGAGGAATAGAAACCTGTGGAATACTCTGTGGGAAACTG ACGCATAATGAATTTACTATTACCCACTTAATCGTGCCAAAACAGTCTGCAGGACCAGACTATTGTGACGTGGAGAATGTAGAAGAATTATTCGGTGTTCAGGATCAACACAATCTCCTCACTCTGGGGTGGATCCAT